The region TGACATGAAATCGACGACACGCTGCCTGCGCAGTCCAGTGTAGTGCAGCAGGTTGCTTACGCTCTCGGGAGATACCCTTGCATCCGGTATCGCATCGAACAGATGCGATGACACATAGTGCAGGAGCATGTTCTTCATCGGCGCAGAATGGAAGAACCGCACTATCGAACAGACTGCGATCTCCTTCCACTCGTCGGGGAAGTGCTTTCTCAGCAATTCTATTGTGTCCGAGCATTCGGAGAGTATGAAGCTCGATGCACCATACTCCCTGTTTGTTATGTACTGTAGTTCGTCCATCACCCTGATTGCCTTCGGTTTCAGAAGGCCGTCTGGTGTTATCTTGCCGAGATACTCGAGTGTAATCTTCCTGGATCTCTTTATCGCCGGATCGTATTTGCTTGTTACACGGTAGAGGTAGTACTGTCCGTTGAGATACCGTATCTCGGTACCCTTCTCCCTGTACTTCAGTGCCCAGTCGGGTATGTCAGCCACAATAGCGTATATAGGCAATCTACTATTTAGATCTGTCGATCAATTTGAACTCAAAAATGTCAATAAGCAGGACAGATTACGTAAATCAGCGGGAGTTAGGGATTAATCTGCAGAAATCACCCGTATATGCTGTATGATTCCTTTGTCGCAGGTTCTCCCTGTTTCCTCATATGCTCTATCTGCAATTGAATCTGTTTCGCCTCGTCCAGCAGTGGTTTTATGGCGAAGTTCAACGGACTGAAAAGCATGTTGAGCCCCTGGACTAGCATGGCGGCACCAGTAGCATCAGGTATGTCCTCCCTTGCCTCCACAAAAAGGCCTATGACATCGTATTTGCTCACTCTACCTTCGTTGAGCATTATTGCAGATGTGCCTGATATCATTCCCGTCTGCAGCTGCTCGAGACCAGCCCTTTCAATATAACTTCTCGCGGTATCCGTCGTGCCAACCGCCCATAGATGCGGTTTCTCGCCTTCTGCTCTGTTGTTCTTCTCTGCAGGTATGCCGTCGAGCGAAACGAATGTCCTGCATCCGGCATTCAATCCCCATTTCAGAAGGGAGCTGGCAACGGCCCTGTGTGTCTTCACCGGCAAGGGTATCTCGCTTGTGAATATGGCCAGATTCTTCGCTTCGGAGCAATATACACGTGACGGAAGCTTGGGCCTTGCGTTGTACACAATTGACACTGGAGGGAAATCATCCGAATCCATCGCGGCAACTTGGTCCATGCCATAACTTGCTATTATGTGGCTGGCGGCTATACCTGCCACCATTCCAACGCCGGTAGAGCTTTCAATCAGTATTCCGTCCTTTAACACCACCTGCTTCAGATTCCTGATGTTCACATCACATGCCATATGATCGCCACCTGTATGGTAAGGTTCTTTCAGGTATTTTATGGGATTAGGTACTGCGATTGCGCATGGAATGCAGGAAAAAGGAAAAGGTTGAAAGTGATTTAGCGGTTCACAGTGCTGAAGTGGACGTTGATTAGCTGAAAAACATAAGAGAAAGAGAACTCGTGGATTTGTTGAGACATGTATTCAAGTCACCTCCTTCCCCTACCGGCATGGGTGACGACTGCGCAGTCGTGAAGATGGGCCGCGAGACACTGCTGTTTACATCAGACATGCTGACGGAGTCTGCCCATTTCAGATACTGCAGGAATCCGGAACAGAAGGGCAGAATGGCAATGGCCGTCAATTTAAGCGATATCGCGGCGATGGGAGGGAAGCCGGAATTTGCTTTGGTTTCTATTGGCATCCCGCATTCGATGTGTCACACGGACGTCATCCAATTTGCGAGGGGGATATCGCGCGCAGCGGAGGAATATGGTGTGAGAGTCCTAGGCGGCGACACAAAGAGTGCATATGAGCTTACCGCCTCCATCACTGTATGTGGGAAGGCGATCGCGAAGCCAATGCTTAGGAGTGGCGCTCGCTCAGGCGACTACCTGGCAGTCACCGGAAAGCTCGGCGCCGCTTCCAGTGCTTATTATTCCCTCAACCGGGGATTATCTGACAATCCGGGGCGGCTCTGTAATCCCTTTCCCCGAGTCGCTGAGGGCATGAAGCTGGCAGAAAGTGGCGCAGTGACGGCAGCTATGGATATAACGGACGGGCTTGCCTTGTCCGCGTGGTACGTGAGCAGGGCAAGCGGCGTCAGTATAGAAATAGACCGCGGGGCGATACCCGTTGACGACAGGCTCAAAAAGCTGAATGTCAGTGAAGAGGAACGCGAGAATATGCTCCTGTACTGGGGGGGCGACTATGAATTGCTCTTCACTGTTAGTCGCGACAGCGCGCTGTCACGATTAAGGAAGGAAAAGGCGCTGGACTTCACCGTCATAGGCAGAGTAAAATCGGGAAGTGGTGTTCATCTGCTTGACGGCGGACAGAGGCGAAAATTGAATGAAGAGGGATATGACAGCCTCGCGCAGGGCACAGCATGACAGTGGTGCGAAGAATCACGCCGCTGTAAATCAGATGTTCCGGCAGCTCTCTCGTCACTATGTTCTGAAAGACTGGTGGCCTGCAGATGGACCGTTCGAGGTGGCCGTCGGCGCTATATTGACACAGAATACCAACTGGAAGAATGCTGCGGCTGCCATTTCCAATATGAAGGCCAGCGGCATGATGACGCCGGAGCGTATTACGTCATCAGGCAAAGAGCTGGAAGTGCTAATACGGCCAAGCGGTTCATTCAGACGCAAGTCGAAGACGTTGAGACTCTTTTCCCTGTTCCTTCTTAGCACGTTCGGTGGCGAAATGGCACTCATGTCTGCAGCCCCTGAAGCAGAGTTGAGAGAACAGCTCCTGCGCATCCACGGTATAGGTGAAGAGACAGCGGATGCGATACTGCTTTATGCGTGCGG is a window of Candidatus Sysuiplasma acidicola DNA encoding:
- a CDS encoding PAC2 family protein; the encoded protein is MACDVNIRNLKQVVLKDGILIESSTGVGMVAGIAASHIIASYGMDQVAAMDSDDFPPVSIVYNARPKLPSRVYCSEAKNLAIFTSEIPLPVKTHRAVASSLLKWGLNAGCRTFVSLDGIPAEKNNRAEGEKPHLWAVGTTDTARSYIERAGLEQLQTGMISGTSAIMLNEGRVSKYDVIGLFVEAREDIPDATGAAMLVQGLNMLFSPLNFAIKPLLDEAKQIQLQIEHMRKQGEPATKESYSIYG
- the thiL gene encoding thiamine-phosphate kinase gives rise to the protein MDLLRHVFKSPPSPTGMGDDCAVVKMGRETLLFTSDMLTESAHFRYCRNPEQKGRMAMAVNLSDIAAMGGKPEFALVSIGIPHSMCHTDVIQFARGISRAAEEYGVRVLGGDTKSAYELTASITVCGKAIAKPMLRSGARSGDYLAVTGKLGAASSAYYSLNRGLSDNPGRLCNPFPRVAEGMKLAESGAVTAAMDITDGLALSAWYVSRASGVSIEIDRGAIPVDDRLKKLNVSEEERENMLLYWGGDYELLFTVSRDSALSRLRKEKALDFTVIGRVKSGSGVHLLDGGQRRKLNEEGYDSLAQGTA